A section of the Bacillus sp. HSf4 genome encodes:
- a CDS encoding spore germination protein, producing MPAIVGPIKINEISGGVVNFGDSFYLSPKSTSKSALGSGAGNTGDFLIVNSGINATNYIDPDVSDQNVVGNA from the coding sequence ATGCCAGCCATTGTCGGCCCCATTAAGATCAACGAAATCTCAGGAGGAGTAGTGAATTTCGGCGATTCCTTTTACCTTTCTCCAAAAAGCACGTCAAAATCTGCGCTCGGTTCTGGTGCTGGTAATACAGGAGATTTCCTTATCGTCAACAGTGGTATAAACGCGACAAATTATATAGACCCCGATGTAAGCGACCAGAATGTTGTCGGAAATGCATAA
- a CDS encoding spore germination protein GerPE — translation MKFLKVQSVLISSTLKIGDTDELNLKTKILAVQRSLSLFFGNEGSLRQEDFQLYRQPIPQLLPETGVRSAFFHEVPVIRVRAIKVLGVSTSSVAQVGSTRRIMADSRVKHIRKLIR, via the coding sequence GTGAAGTTTTTGAAAGTGCAGTCGGTGTTGATCTCCAGCACGTTGAAAATCGGAGACACTGACGAGTTGAATCTCAAGACAAAGATTCTGGCTGTTCAAAGATCTTTATCGCTTTTTTTCGGAAATGAAGGTTCGTTGCGGCAGGAAGACTTTCAGCTGTACCGGCAGCCAATCCCCCAATTGCTGCCTGAAACCGGCGTCCGTTCAGCCTTTTTCCACGAGGTTCCGGTCATTCGTGTCAGAGCAATTAAGGTTCTGGGTGTTTCCACTTCTTCTGTTGCCCAGGTGGGATCGACCCGCCGCATCATGGCCGATTCGAGGGTGAAGCATATTAGAAAGCTCATTCGATAA
- a CDS encoding spore gernimation protein GerPD produces MNFTVVNRDFDVGNIHITAVSSSSVFLVGDTECISLSSIFDTPPESLIIGPFRPLAPETP; encoded by the coding sequence ATGAATTTTACTGTTGTGAACCGCGATTTTGATGTGGGAAACATTCATATTACCGCGGTTTCAAGTTCCTCTGTTTTTCTGGTGGGAGATACCGAATGCATTTCACTGTCATCCATTTTTGATACGCCGCCGGAATCGCTGATCATCGGGCCTTTCAGGCCGCTGGCTCCTGAAACGCCATGA
- a CDS encoding spore germination protein GerPC produces MMKQSNPSYGQNWYAYLQKQAAQIQQIERQMIALQTELNQLKENPGTRIDRIEYKFDQLKIERLDGTLNIGLNPADPDNLENFEISKQSPDIGMGMLQQELHSQLMQQTRQIVDAYLNEEAPLLLEQLENRYESKLDDTNRQHIIEDIRKQIDSRIRYYVKHVKPDDSLSPKEHAERLADYVKQDVTRAIEHFLKTIPEKGADHE; encoded by the coding sequence ATCATGAAACAGAGCAATCCCTCTTACGGACAAAACTGGTATGCATATTTGCAAAAGCAGGCTGCGCAAATCCAGCAAATTGAAAGGCAGATGATCGCTTTACAAACTGAATTAAACCAGCTGAAAGAAAATCCCGGCACCCGGATCGACCGGATCGAATACAAATTTGATCAGTTGAAAATCGAACGGCTGGACGGAACGCTGAACATCGGACTCAATCCGGCTGACCCCGACAATTTGGAGAATTTTGAGATCAGCAAGCAGTCGCCGGATATCGGAATGGGAATGCTTCAGCAGGAATTACACAGCCAGCTGATGCAGCAAACGAGGCAAATCGTCGACGCCTACTTAAACGAAGAAGCCCCCCTTCTGCTCGAACAGCTTGAAAATCGCTATGAAAGCAAACTGGATGATACAAACCGGCAGCATATTATAGAAGACATACGAAAGCAGATCGACAGCCGCATCCGCTATTACGTGAAGCATGTAAAACCGGATGATTCCCTTTCTCCAAAAGAGCATGCCGAGCGGCTGGCTGACTATGTCAAACAGGATGTCACCCGGGCAATTGAGCATTTTCTCAAAACGATACCTGAGAAAGGGGCTGATCACGAATGA
- a CDS encoding spore germination protein GerPB, giving the protein MNFYINQTIQINYLRVDGISNSSVLQIGSAGSIKTLANLYNTGSYTEPAPPVTGAPMDEAFGEGQPSQVLVPLQAPSVTIQ; this is encoded by the coding sequence ATGAACTTTTATATTAATCAAACGATACAAATCAATTATTTAAGGGTCGACGGCATCAGCAATTCTTCCGTTCTGCAGATCGGCAGCGCCGGTTCGATCAAAACGCTTGCCAATCTCTACAATACCGGAAGCTATACGGAACCGGCGCCGCCGGTAACCGGAGCACCTATGGACGAAGCTTTCGGAGAGGGGCAGCCTTCTCAAGTCCTCGTTCCTCTTCAGGCTCCATCTGTGACGATTCAATAA